One window of Equus asinus isolate D_3611 breed Donkey chromosome 7, EquAss-T2T_v2, whole genome shotgun sequence genomic DNA carries:
- the PLEKHH1 gene encoding pleckstrin homology domain-containing family H member 1 isoform X2: protein MAELKVESRTSVDWQKRCLALETQLFRFRLQASKIRELLADKVGMMEEKVKLSSLKNVDSAGSLHRKYQELLKAVQGKDELIGQLEAQLEKQKQMRAEEAKIVQEKAAKIKEWVTLKLAELEMENQHLKSCNQHLVEQVGALQEALGALQMAPSGKLQVAPQGALEEDSVPSGLGTQLMGQDSGPQAQGALKVAIPAPSPGTLQNKDSVAKTGSLFEDSSASMVHPGEISEAKTLPPRLGREGSPGQLCVKPHTPRHGLASWGEGLVTAQGGTLPGTKTSARAGGPGSSLTLPKVRAPSTPRDSIQLAKRHHSQPQAGPGHFNQVVSIEIGTLSALHPSSLPEVQARAELREEPEKMEMEEQPPAGKKEDRESPRAPRAELEEVDLGNKPPTPPLHRFPSWESRIYAVATSGMRLSDVSPRNNVTCCTSSPPALASPGPFSGLVYKNVTVPVYTALKGRATQISTVPFVDESSGSDDDCSSQASFRTSLPCSESRKTSGLGSPRAIKRGVSMSSLSSEGDYAIPPDACSLDSDYSEPEHKLQRTSSYSMDGLGLGGESLEKSGYLLKMGSRVKTWKRRWFVLRQGQIMYYKSPSDVIRKPQGQVELNSRCQIVRGEGAQTFQLICEKKTYYLTADSPSLLEEWIRVLQSLLKVQAIGPPALPQAGTKPTVKGWLTKVKHGHSKLVWCALVGRTFYYYRSHEDKRPLGRLPVRDARIEEVDRSGDSDEDYEAGGTGRLLSSHCTLVIHPPEHSPTYLLIGTKHEKDTWLYHLTVAAGGPSAKVGTAYEQLIGKLMDGEGDPDSPLWKHPMLCYSKDGLYTSLTTLPSEALQTEALKLFKSCQLFINVPVEAASVDYHVSLAQTALQVCLVHPELQSEIYCQLMKQTSCRPPQKHSLMQCWQLLALCAPLFLPQHHFLWYVKQQLQRHADPRNETGQYATYCQRAVERTLQTGEREARPSRMEVVSILLRNPFHHSLPFSIPVHFANGTYQVVGFDGSSTVDEFLQRLNQETGMRKSSHSGFALFTDDPSGRDLEHCLQGSVKICDAISRWEQALKELHSGKSEGGTRVVKLMYKNRLYFRSQVKGETERERLLLASQTSGEIVAGRFPVNKELALEMAALMAQVEYGDLERPIPPGPGGTHPAKAQHHLQQVLDRFYPRRYRHEAPPEQLRHLADLLTTKWAALQGCSPPECIRIYLTVARKWPFFGAKLFAAQPAQLSSKENALVWIAVNEDGVSILDHNTMQVHVTYPYSSVMTFGGCRDDFMLVIRSNPDHSSGKGHIEKLIFRMAAPKIAEATFIMASYMNHCSATVNPPTSPPAARQPWELDGRQFFPSVPRAAKGPTLL, encoded by the exons GTGGGTATGATGGAAGAGAAGGTGAAACTGTCCAGTCTGAAGAATGTGGACTCAGCAGGCAGCCTGCACCGGAAGTACCAAGAATTGCTGAAAGCTGTGCAGGGCAAAGATGAGCTCATCGGCCAGCTGGAGGCACAGCTGGAGAAGCAG AAGCAGATGAGAGCTGAGGAAGCAAAAATTGTTCAAGAAAAAGCTGCAAAGATCAAGGAGTGGGTGACACTAAAGTTAGCAGAG CTTGAGATGGAGAATCAGCACCTGAAAAGCTGTAATCAACACCTGGTAGAGCAGGTGGGGGCCCTTCAAGAGGCGCTAGGAG CTCTTCAGATGGCACCTTCAGGGAAGCTTCAGGTGGCCCCCCAGGGAGCCCTAGAAGAGGATTCTGTCCCTTCAGGGCTAGGAACTCAGCTGATGGGGCAGGACAGTGGTCCTCAGGCCCAGGGTGCCCTGAAGGTAGCTATTCCTGCACCTTCTCCAGGTACTCTGCAGAACAAGGACTCTGTTGCTAAAACAGGAAGCCTTTTTGAGGATTCTAGTGCCAGCATGGTCCATCCTGGGGAAATATCAGAGGCCAAGACCCTTCCACCTCGTCTGGGAAGAGAAGGCTCTCCCGGCCAGCTGTGCGTGAAGCCTCACACCCCCAGACATGGTTTGGCTTCCTGGGGTGAGGGCCTGGTTACTGCTCAGGGAGGAACGCTCCCTGGGACAAAGACCTCTGCTAGGGCAGGTGGCCCTGGCAGCAGCCTGACCCTACCGAAGGTGCGGGCTCCCAGCACCCCCCGGGACAGCATCCAGCTGGCCAAGCGGCACCACAGCCAGCCCCAGGCGGGCCCTGGGCACTTCAACCAGGTGGTGAGCATTGAGATTGGCACCCTCTCAGCCCTCCACCCCTCCAGCCTTCCTGAGGTGCAGGCCCGAGCTGAGCTCCGGGAGGAACCAGAGAAGATGGAGATGGAGGAGCAACCCCCAGCGGGGaagaaagaggacagagagagccCGAGGGCCCCCAGAGCTGAGCTGGAGGAAGTGGACTTGGGGAACAAACCACCCACACCCCCCCTGCACCGGTTTCCATCCTGG GAGAGTCGGATCTATGCTGTGGCCACGTCAGGCATGAGGCTCTCGGATGTGTCTCCCAGAAATAATGTCACCTGCTGCA CTTCAAGCCCTCCTGCCCTGGCGTCCCCTGGGCCTTTCTCTGGCCTTGTCTACAAGAACGTCACCGTGCCTGTCTACACAGCCCTGAAGGGG AGAGCCACACAGATCAGCACTGTACCCTTTGTGGACGAATCCTCTGGGTCTGATGATGACTGCAGCTCTCAGGCGAGTTTCCGAACTTCACTCCCCTGCTCTGAGTCCAGGAAGACGAGCGGACTGGGCAGCCCCCGGGCCATCAAGAGAG GTGTCTCCATGTCCTCGCTGAGCTCTGAGGGCGACTACGCCATCCCCCCGGACGCGTGTTCCCTGGACAGTGACTACTCAGAGCCTGAGCACAAACTCCAGCGCACTTCATCCTACTCCATGGACGGGCTGGGCCTGGGCGGG GAGTCACTGGAGAAGTCGGGCTACCTGCTGAAAATGGGGAGCCGGGTGAAGACGTGGAAGAGGCGCTGGTTTGTCCTGAGACAGGGGCAGATTATGTACTACAAGTCCCCG AGTGATGTCATCCGGAAACCTCAAGGTCAAGTGGAGCTGAACTCCCGTTGCCAAATTGTTCGAGGGGAGGGTGCACAGACATTCCAG CTCATCTGTGAGAAGAAAACCTATTACCTGACGGCTGATTCACCCAGCCTGCTGGAGGAATGGATCCGAGTACTACAAAGCTTGCTAAAGGTCCAGGCCATTGGgcctccagccctgcctcaggCTGGCACCAAGCCCACTGTGAAGGGCTGGCTGACCAAG GTAAAACATGGCCACTCCAAGCTGGTCTGGTGTGCTCTTGTTGGGAGAACCTTCTACTACTATCGGAGCCATGAGGACAAG CGACCCCTGGGCCGTCTGCCTGTGCGGGATGCACGCATAGAAGAAGTAGATCGATCCGGTGACTCCGACGAGGACTATGAGGCTGGAGGAACCGGGCGGTTGCTTTCCTCCCACTGCACCCTGGTGATCCACCCCCCAGAGCACAGCCCCACCTACCTCCTCATTGGCACTAAGCATGAAAAG GATACGTGGCTTTACCACCTCACAGTGGCTGCCGGTGGCCCCAGTGCCAAGGTGGGCACTGCCTATGAGCAGCTCATAGGAAAACTGATGGATGGTGAGGGAGACCCAG ATTCCCCCCTCTGGAAGCATCCTATGCTGTGCTACAGCAAAGACGGGCTGTACACGTCCCTCACTACCCTGCCCTCTGAGGCCCTGCAGACGGAGGCCCTCAAGCTCTTCAAG TCCTGCCAGCTCTTCATCAATGTGCCAGTGGAAGCCGCCTCGGTGGACTACCACGTGTCCCTGGCCCAGACAGCACTGCAGGTCTGCCTGGTTCACCCCGAGCTGCAGAGTGAGATCTACTGCCAACTCATGAAGCAGACCAGCTGCCGCCCACCTCAGAAGCACTCCCTCATGCAG TGCTGGCAGCTCCTGGCTCTGTGTGCCCCACTTTTCCTGCCTCAGCACCACTTCCTCTGGTATGTGAAACAGCAGCTCCAGCGCCATGCAGATCCCAG aaatgaaactGGCCAGTATGCCACCTATTGCCAGCGAGCAGTGGAGCGGACCCTGCAGACTGGGGAGCGGGAAGCCAGGCCGTCACGCATGGAAGTGGTGTCCATCTTGCTGCGTAACCCCTTCCACCACTCCCTGCCCTTCAGCATCCCCGTGCACTTCGCCAATGGGACTTACCAG GTGGTCGGTTTCGATGGCTCCTCCACAGTTGATGAGTTCCTCCAGCGGCTGAACCAGGAGACAGGCATGAGAAAGTCATCCCACTCTGGCTTTGCCCTCTTCACGGACGATCCTTCTGGCAGGGACCTGGAACACTGCCTGCAGGGGAGCGTCAAG ATCTGCGATGCCATCTCCAGGTGGGAACAAGCCCTGAAGGAGCTACACTCGGGGAAGTCTGAGGGTGGCACGCGCGTTGTGAAGCTgatgtacaaaaacag GCTGTACTTTCGGAGCCAAGTCAAAGGGGAGACGGAGCGCGAGCGGCTGCTGCTCGCCTCTCAAACTAGTGGAGAGATAGTGGCAGGGAGGTTTCCTGTCAACAAGGAGCTGGCTCTTGAGATGGCTGCCCTGATGGCCCAG GTAGAGTACGGGGACTTGGAGAGGCCCATCCCGCCGGGCCCTGGGGGCACACACCCTGCCAAGGCTCAGCATCACCTCCAGCAAGTCCTAGACAGGTTCTACCCAAGGCGCTACAGACATGAGGCACCCCCTGAACAGCTGAG GCACCTGGCAGATCTGCTGACCACAAAGTGGGCAGCTCTGCAAGGCTGCTCCCCTCCTGAGTGCATCCGCATCTACCTGACAGTGGCCCGGAAATGGCCTTTCTTTGGTGCTAAGCTCTTTGCTGCTCAG CCTGCACAGCTGTCTTCCAAGGAGAATGCTCTGGTGTGGATTGCTGTGAATGAGGATGGTGTCAGCATCCTTGACCACAACACTATG CAAGTGCATGTCACTTATCCCTACTCTTCCGTGATGACCTTTGGTGGTTGTCGGGATGACTTCATGCTTGTGATTAGATCCAATCCAGACCACAGCTCTGGAAAAGGTCACATTGAGAAGTTGATCTTCCGGATGGCTGCTCCCAAG ATTGCAGAGGCAACCTTCATCATGGCCAGCTACATGAACCACTGCTCTGCAACTGTGAACCCACCCACCAGCCCGCCTGCTGCCCGCCAGCCGTGGGAACTGGATGGACGACagttctttccttctgttccacGAGCTGCCAAGGGGCCAACATTGCTGTGA
- the PLEKHH1 gene encoding pleckstrin homology domain-containing family H member 1 isoform X5: protein MAELKVESRTSVDWQKRCLALETQLFRFRLQASKIRELLADKVGMMEEKVKLSSLKNVDSAGSLHRKYQELLKAVQGKDELIGQLEAQLEKQKQMRAEEAKIVQEKAAKIKEWVTLKLAELEMENQHLKSCNQHLVEQVGALQEALGGTLQNKDSVAKTGSLFEDSSASMVHPGEISEAKTLPPRLGREGSPGQLCVKPHTPRHGLASWGEGLVTAQGGTLPGTKTSARAGGPGSSLTLPKVRAPSTPRDSIQLAKRHHSQPQAGPGHFNQVVSIEIGTLSALHPSSLPEVQARAELREEPEKMEMEEQPPAGKKEDRESPRAPRAELEEVDLGNKPPTPPLHRFPSWESRIYAVATSGMRLSDVSPRNNVTCCTSSPPALASPGPFSGLVYKNVTVPVYTALKGRATQISTVPFVDESSGSDDDCSSQASFRTSLPCSESRKTSGLGSPRAIKRGVSMSSLSSEGDYAIPPDACSLDSDYSEPEHKLQRTSSYSMDGLGLGGESLEKSGYLLKMGSRVKTWKRRWFVLRQGQIMYYKSPSDVIRKPQGQVELNSRCQIVRGEGAQTFQLICEKKTYYLTADSPSLLEEWIRVLQSLLKVQAIGPPALPQAGTKPTVKGWLTKVKHGHSKLVWCALVGRTFYYYRSHEDKRPLGRLPVRDARIEEVDRSGDSDEDYEAGGTGRLLSSHCTLVIHPPEHSPTYLLIGTKHEKDTWLYHLTVAAGGPSAKVGTAYEQLIGKLMDGEGDPDSPLWKHPMLCYSKDGLYTSLTTLPSEALQTEALKLFKSCQLFINVPVEAASVDYHVSLAQTALQVCLVHPELQSEIYCQLMKQTSCRPPQKHSLMQCWQLLALCAPLFLPQHHFLWYVKQQLQRHADPRNETGQYATYCQRAVERTLQTGEREARPSRMEVVSILLRNPFHHSLPFSIPVHFANGTYQVVGFDGSSTVDEFLQRLNQETGMRKSSHSGFALFTDDPSGRDLEHCLQGSVKICDAISRWEQALKELHSGKSEGGTRVVKLMYKNRLYFRSQVKGETERERLLLASQTSGEIVAGRFPVNKELALEMAALMAQVEYGDLERPIPPGPGGTHPAKAQHHLQQVLDRFYPRRYRHEAPPEQLRHLADLLTTKWAALQGCSPPECIRIYLTVARKWPFFGAKLFAAQPAQLSSKENALVWIAVNEDGVSILDHNTMQVHVTYPYSSVMTFGGCRDDFMLVIRSNPDHSSGKGHIEKLIFRMAAPKIAEATFIMASYMNHCSATVNPPTSPPAARQPWELDGRQFFPSVPRAAKGPTLL from the exons GTGGGTATGATGGAAGAGAAGGTGAAACTGTCCAGTCTGAAGAATGTGGACTCAGCAGGCAGCCTGCACCGGAAGTACCAAGAATTGCTGAAAGCTGTGCAGGGCAAAGATGAGCTCATCGGCCAGCTGGAGGCACAGCTGGAGAAGCAG AAGCAGATGAGAGCTGAGGAAGCAAAAATTGTTCAAGAAAAAGCTGCAAAGATCAAGGAGTGGGTGACACTAAAGTTAGCAGAG CTTGAGATGGAGAATCAGCACCTGAAAAGCTGTAATCAACACCTGGTAGAGCAGGTGGGGGCCCTTCAAGAGGCGCTAGGAG GTACTCTGCAGAACAAGGACTCTGTTGCTAAAACAGGAAGCCTTTTTGAGGATTCTAGTGCCAGCATGGTCCATCCTGGGGAAATATCAGAGGCCAAGACCCTTCCACCTCGTCTGGGAAGAGAAGGCTCTCCCGGCCAGCTGTGCGTGAAGCCTCACACCCCCAGACATGGTTTGGCTTCCTGGGGTGAGGGCCTGGTTACTGCTCAGGGAGGAACGCTCCCTGGGACAAAGACCTCTGCTAGGGCAGGTGGCCCTGGCAGCAGCCTGACCCTACCGAAGGTGCGGGCTCCCAGCACCCCCCGGGACAGCATCCAGCTGGCCAAGCGGCACCACAGCCAGCCCCAGGCGGGCCCTGGGCACTTCAACCAGGTGGTGAGCATTGAGATTGGCACCCTCTCAGCCCTCCACCCCTCCAGCCTTCCTGAGGTGCAGGCCCGAGCTGAGCTCCGGGAGGAACCAGAGAAGATGGAGATGGAGGAGCAACCCCCAGCGGGGaagaaagaggacagagagagccCGAGGGCCCCCAGAGCTGAGCTGGAGGAAGTGGACTTGGGGAACAAACCACCCACACCCCCCCTGCACCGGTTTCCATCCTGG GAGAGTCGGATCTATGCTGTGGCCACGTCAGGCATGAGGCTCTCGGATGTGTCTCCCAGAAATAATGTCACCTGCTGCA CTTCAAGCCCTCCTGCCCTGGCGTCCCCTGGGCCTTTCTCTGGCCTTGTCTACAAGAACGTCACCGTGCCTGTCTACACAGCCCTGAAGGGG AGAGCCACACAGATCAGCACTGTACCCTTTGTGGACGAATCCTCTGGGTCTGATGATGACTGCAGCTCTCAGGCGAGTTTCCGAACTTCACTCCCCTGCTCTGAGTCCAGGAAGACGAGCGGACTGGGCAGCCCCCGGGCCATCAAGAGAG GTGTCTCCATGTCCTCGCTGAGCTCTGAGGGCGACTACGCCATCCCCCCGGACGCGTGTTCCCTGGACAGTGACTACTCAGAGCCTGAGCACAAACTCCAGCGCACTTCATCCTACTCCATGGACGGGCTGGGCCTGGGCGGG GAGTCACTGGAGAAGTCGGGCTACCTGCTGAAAATGGGGAGCCGGGTGAAGACGTGGAAGAGGCGCTGGTTTGTCCTGAGACAGGGGCAGATTATGTACTACAAGTCCCCG AGTGATGTCATCCGGAAACCTCAAGGTCAAGTGGAGCTGAACTCCCGTTGCCAAATTGTTCGAGGGGAGGGTGCACAGACATTCCAG CTCATCTGTGAGAAGAAAACCTATTACCTGACGGCTGATTCACCCAGCCTGCTGGAGGAATGGATCCGAGTACTACAAAGCTTGCTAAAGGTCCAGGCCATTGGgcctccagccctgcctcaggCTGGCACCAAGCCCACTGTGAAGGGCTGGCTGACCAAG GTAAAACATGGCCACTCCAAGCTGGTCTGGTGTGCTCTTGTTGGGAGAACCTTCTACTACTATCGGAGCCATGAGGACAAG CGACCCCTGGGCCGTCTGCCTGTGCGGGATGCACGCATAGAAGAAGTAGATCGATCCGGTGACTCCGACGAGGACTATGAGGCTGGAGGAACCGGGCGGTTGCTTTCCTCCCACTGCACCCTGGTGATCCACCCCCCAGAGCACAGCCCCACCTACCTCCTCATTGGCACTAAGCATGAAAAG GATACGTGGCTTTACCACCTCACAGTGGCTGCCGGTGGCCCCAGTGCCAAGGTGGGCACTGCCTATGAGCAGCTCATAGGAAAACTGATGGATGGTGAGGGAGACCCAG ATTCCCCCCTCTGGAAGCATCCTATGCTGTGCTACAGCAAAGACGGGCTGTACACGTCCCTCACTACCCTGCCCTCTGAGGCCCTGCAGACGGAGGCCCTCAAGCTCTTCAAG TCCTGCCAGCTCTTCATCAATGTGCCAGTGGAAGCCGCCTCGGTGGACTACCACGTGTCCCTGGCCCAGACAGCACTGCAGGTCTGCCTGGTTCACCCCGAGCTGCAGAGTGAGATCTACTGCCAACTCATGAAGCAGACCAGCTGCCGCCCACCTCAGAAGCACTCCCTCATGCAG TGCTGGCAGCTCCTGGCTCTGTGTGCCCCACTTTTCCTGCCTCAGCACCACTTCCTCTGGTATGTGAAACAGCAGCTCCAGCGCCATGCAGATCCCAG aaatgaaactGGCCAGTATGCCACCTATTGCCAGCGAGCAGTGGAGCGGACCCTGCAGACTGGGGAGCGGGAAGCCAGGCCGTCACGCATGGAAGTGGTGTCCATCTTGCTGCGTAACCCCTTCCACCACTCCCTGCCCTTCAGCATCCCCGTGCACTTCGCCAATGGGACTTACCAG GTGGTCGGTTTCGATGGCTCCTCCACAGTTGATGAGTTCCTCCAGCGGCTGAACCAGGAGACAGGCATGAGAAAGTCATCCCACTCTGGCTTTGCCCTCTTCACGGACGATCCTTCTGGCAGGGACCTGGAACACTGCCTGCAGGGGAGCGTCAAG ATCTGCGATGCCATCTCCAGGTGGGAACAAGCCCTGAAGGAGCTACACTCGGGGAAGTCTGAGGGTGGCACGCGCGTTGTGAAGCTgatgtacaaaaacag GCTGTACTTTCGGAGCCAAGTCAAAGGGGAGACGGAGCGCGAGCGGCTGCTGCTCGCCTCTCAAACTAGTGGAGAGATAGTGGCAGGGAGGTTTCCTGTCAACAAGGAGCTGGCTCTTGAGATGGCTGCCCTGATGGCCCAG GTAGAGTACGGGGACTTGGAGAGGCCCATCCCGCCGGGCCCTGGGGGCACACACCCTGCCAAGGCTCAGCATCACCTCCAGCAAGTCCTAGACAGGTTCTACCCAAGGCGCTACAGACATGAGGCACCCCCTGAACAGCTGAG GCACCTGGCAGATCTGCTGACCACAAAGTGGGCAGCTCTGCAAGGCTGCTCCCCTCCTGAGTGCATCCGCATCTACCTGACAGTGGCCCGGAAATGGCCTTTCTTTGGTGCTAAGCTCTTTGCTGCTCAG CCTGCACAGCTGTCTTCCAAGGAGAATGCTCTGGTGTGGATTGCTGTGAATGAGGATGGTGTCAGCATCCTTGACCACAACACTATG CAAGTGCATGTCACTTATCCCTACTCTTCCGTGATGACCTTTGGTGGTTGTCGGGATGACTTCATGCTTGTGATTAGATCCAATCCAGACCACAGCTCTGGAAAAGGTCACATTGAGAAGTTGATCTTCCGGATGGCTGCTCCCAAG ATTGCAGAGGCAACCTTCATCATGGCCAGCTACATGAACCACTGCTCTGCAACTGTGAACCCACCCACCAGCCCGCCTGCTGCCCGCCAGCCGTGGGAACTGGATGGACGACagttctttccttctgttccacGAGCTGCCAAGGGGCCAACATTGCTGTGA